The proteins below come from a single Polynucleobacter sp. MWH-UH23A genomic window:
- the accB gene encoding acetyl-CoA carboxylase biotin carboxyl carrier protein: MDLRKLKTLIDLVSESGISELEVNEGEDRVRIVNSGPSVTTGQVVYANPAPVQAITAAPVAAATTAQAPAAETPAAEEGFVARSPMVGTFYRAPNPESPNFVNVGDTVKVGQTLCIIEAMKLLNEIESEKAGVIKEILVENGQGVEFDQPLFVIA; this comes from the coding sequence ATGGATCTTAGAAAACTCAAAACCCTGATTGATCTCGTTTCTGAATCAGGTATTTCTGAACTAGAAGTAAACGAAGGTGAAGATCGTGTTCGCATCGTAAATTCTGGCCCTTCAGTTACTACAGGCCAAGTTGTCTATGCCAACCCTGCTCCAGTTCAAGCCATTACTGCAGCTCCAGTTGCGGCAGCTACTACAGCCCAAGCGCCTGCTGCAGAGACACCCGCCGCTGAAGAGGGCTTTGTTGCTCGTTCGCCAATGGTTGGCACTTTCTATCGCGCCCCAAATCCAGAATCGCCAAACTTTGTGAATGTAGGTGATACGGTCAAAGTGGGTCAAACACTTTGCATCATTGAGGCAATGAAACTGCTCAATGAAATTGAATCTGAGAAAGCTGGCGTAATCAAAGAAATTCTGGTTGAAAACGGCCAAGGTGTTGAGTTTGATCAACCCCTATTTGTCATCGCTTAA
- the aroQ gene encoding type II 3-dehydroquinate dehydratase translates to MSKKASILVIQGPNLNLLGTREPEVYGKTTLEDIHQRLGELAKSQSVELSTYQSNHEGELIDRIQKAKQDGVDFIIINPGAFTHTSVALRDVLAGVAIPFTEVHLSNIHQREEFRKHSYLSDIATGVICGLGAIGYELALQAAIARLQK, encoded by the coding sequence ATGTCTAAAAAAGCTTCAATTCTCGTCATACAAGGCCCAAATCTCAATCTATTGGGCACTCGTGAACCAGAGGTTTACGGCAAAACTACCCTGGAAGATATTCACCAAAGACTGGGAGAGCTTGCAAAATCTCAATCCGTCGAGCTGAGCACCTATCAAAGCAATCACGAAGGCGAACTCATCGATCGTATTCAAAAGGCGAAACAAGACGGGGTTGATTTCATCATCATTAATCCTGGTGCCTTTACGCATACCAGCGTAGCTCTGCGTGATGTTTTGGCGGGTGTTGCCATTCCATTTACCGAAGTCCATTTATCCAATATTCATCAACGCGAAGAATTTCGCAAACATTCCTATTTATCAGACATTGCAACGGGAGTGATATGTGGACTTGGCGCTATTGGTTATGAACTTGCATTACAGGCTGCAATCGCCCGTTTACAAAAATAA
- a CDS encoding TlpA disulfide reductase family protein produces MNRRQWIVIAGVSLLALLTGIFTSHWISQSGLASEPSIKAFFANPWQSPDGKPVNTEKWQGKVLVVNFWASWCPPCVEEMPTLDQVSKEYASKNVLFVGIGIDSPSNVREFLQKTPVSYPIVIGGLEGSNLAKQMGNPQGALPYTVIISPSGKSTFTKLGKISEDELKKAINGAL; encoded by the coding sequence ATGAACCGAAGACAATGGATTGTGATTGCTGGCGTCAGCCTACTGGCACTTCTGACTGGCATCTTTACCTCGCATTGGATCTCTCAATCTGGCCTAGCCAGTGAGCCATCGATTAAGGCATTTTTTGCTAATCCTTGGCAAAGTCCAGATGGAAAACCAGTTAATACGGAAAAATGGCAAGGCAAGGTCTTAGTGGTTAACTTTTGGGCATCCTGGTGCCCTCCATGCGTAGAAGAAATGCCAACTTTGGATCAAGTTTCGAAAGAATATGCTTCAAAAAATGTTCTATTTGTCGGTATCGGCATTGATTCACCATCTAACGTACGCGAATTTCTACAAAAAACCCCTGTTTCTTACCCGATCGTCATTGGCGGATTAGAGGGCAGCAATTTAGCAAAGCAAATGGGCAACCCCCAAGGGGCACTACCTTATACCGTCATCATTAGCCCAAGCGGAAAATCGACTTTTACAAAATTAGGAAAAATAAGTGAAGATGAGCTCAAAAAAGCTATTAATGGCGCATTATGA
- the mpl gene encoding UDP-N-acetylmuramate:L-alanyl-gamma-D-glutamyl-meso-diaminopimelate ligase translates to MHIHILGICGTFMGGIAAIARQAGHRVTGCDANVYPPMSTQLESQGIELIEGFSPDQLLQFETMPDLFVIGNVVSRGNPLMEAILNQGLPYISGPQWLGEQVLYGRHVLAVAGTHGKTTTSAMLTWILEFNGYKPGYLIGGVPLNFTVSARLGESKYFVIEADEYDTAFFDKRSKFVHYRPRTALLNNLEFDHADIFADLAAIETQFHHLVRTVPSDGLLVVNGEEPALERVIARGAWAPVERFGQDAANEWSLISQAADGFIVHKAGKDVATVTWAPDSGVMGRHNQLNALAAIAAANHIGISPGDSARALAEFKNVKRRLETIGVANDITVYDDFAHHPTAITTTVDGLRRRVGQSRILAVLEPRSNTMKLGTMKAQLPDSLRQADKVFAYGASSGKESLGWDLAEVLAPLNTKERTKALAFDNLDSLVLALAKEAKPGDHILVMSNGGFGGVHQKILKAIAS, encoded by the coding sequence ATGCATATACATATTTTGGGCATTTGCGGTACTTTCATGGGCGGCATTGCCGCAATTGCCAGACAAGCTGGACATCGCGTAACGGGTTGCGACGCCAACGTGTATCCCCCAATGAGTACACAACTAGAATCTCAAGGCATCGAACTAATTGAGGGTTTCTCACCAGATCAATTATTGCAGTTTGAGACGATGCCGGATTTATTTGTAATCGGTAATGTGGTTTCTCGTGGCAATCCTTTGATGGAGGCCATTTTGAACCAAGGACTTCCGTATATTTCCGGCCCGCAATGGTTGGGTGAGCAAGTTCTGTATGGCAGACATGTTTTAGCCGTAGCGGGAACGCATGGCAAAACCACTACTTCCGCAATGCTGACATGGATATTGGAATTCAATGGATATAAGCCAGGTTATTTAATCGGTGGCGTTCCTTTGAATTTCACGGTCTCTGCGCGTTTGGGCGAAAGCAAATATTTTGTCATCGAGGCGGATGAATATGACACTGCATTTTTTGATAAGCGCAGTAAGTTTGTTCATTACAGACCACGCACTGCTTTATTAAATAATTTGGAATTCGATCACGCTGATATTTTTGCTGATTTAGCTGCAATTGAAACCCAATTTCACCATTTGGTGCGCACTGTTCCGAGCGACGGATTGTTGGTCGTCAATGGCGAAGAGCCGGCATTAGAGCGCGTTATTGCAAGGGGCGCATGGGCGCCAGTAGAGCGCTTTGGGCAGGATGCTGCTAATGAATGGTCTCTGATTTCGCAGGCAGCCGATGGTTTTATCGTTCACAAGGCAGGCAAGGATGTTGCAACTGTGACGTGGGCGCCAGACTCTGGTGTGATGGGCAGACATAATCAATTAAACGCCCTAGCGGCGATTGCAGCTGCGAATCATATTGGAATTTCGCCTGGGGATTCTGCACGCGCTTTGGCAGAATTTAAGAACGTAAAACGCCGGCTAGAGACAATTGGCGTTGCTAATGACATCACTGTGTATGACGATTTTGCACATCATCCGACTGCCATAACAACAACGGTTGATGGTTTGCGTCGTCGTGTAGGTCAATCTCGTATCTTGGCTGTTCTTGAGCCCCGCTCCAACACCATGAAGCTGGGCACCATGAAAGCCCAACTACCGGATAGCCTGCGGCAGGCCGACAAAGTATTTGCTTATGGCGCCAGTAGCGGTAAAGAGTCTTTAGGTTGGGATCTAGCTGAGGTTTTGGCACCCCTAAATACTAAAGAGCGCACTAAAGCACTTGCTTTTGATAATCTGGATTCTCTGGTGCTTGCTCTTGCAAAAGAGGCTAAGCCAGGCGATCACATTTTAGTAATGAGTAATGGTGGGTTTGGTGGCGTACACCAAAAAATATTAAAGGCAATTGCAAGCTAA
- the fabG gene encoding 3-oxoacyl-ACP reductase FabG: MGDRLKGKVAIVTGAAKGIGFATAQRFAQEGAIVIVADVNPEAVKSAAAQIPNSEAHVMNVTDRASIQGVVDQVMQQHGRIDILINNAGITQDARLIKMTEAQFDAVIDVNLKGVFNCTQLIAPHMLEAGSGAIVNASSVVGLYGNFGQTNYSATKFGVIGFTKTWARELGPKGIRVNAVCPGFIATEMVKAMPENILKDIEKRSWLGRLGTPEEMANVYLFLASDEASYVNGVALEASGGISL, from the coding sequence ATGGGCGATCGATTAAAAGGTAAGGTAGCAATTGTTACTGGGGCTGCTAAAGGTATTGGTTTTGCAACTGCCCAGCGTTTTGCGCAAGAGGGCGCAATTGTGATCGTTGCTGATGTAAATCCAGAGGCTGTCAAAAGCGCTGCTGCGCAAATTCCCAATAGCGAAGCACATGTCATGAATGTGACTGATCGTGCCAGCATTCAGGGGGTTGTAGATCAAGTGATGCAACAACATGGTCGCATTGATATTTTGATTAATAACGCAGGTATTACTCAAGATGCACGCCTGATTAAGATGACCGAAGCTCAATTTGATGCGGTGATTGATGTGAATTTAAAAGGAGTCTTCAATTGCACGCAATTAATTGCTCCGCACATGCTGGAGGCAGGCTCAGGTGCGATTGTGAACGCCTCAAGCGTTGTCGGCTTGTATGGCAACTTTGGCCAAACTAATTACTCGGCTACAAAATTTGGCGTGATTGGATTTACCAAGACCTGGGCGCGTGAGCTTGGCCCTAAAGGTATTCGCGTAAATGCAGTATGCCCTGGATTTATTGCTACCGAAATGGTGAAGGCAATGCCCGAAAATATTCTGAAGGATATCGAAAAGCGCAGCTGGCTTGGACGTTTGGGCACCCCAGAAGAGATGGCGAATGTGTATTTGTTCTTGGCTAGTGATGAGGCTAGCTATGTCAATGGCGTGGCATTAGAAGCTAGCGGCGGAATTTCGCTTTAA